GCGGCAGAGTAGCAGTGGGCAGGGTTCTTGCTCATCATGGCTCTCCTGGCGAGGATAAGTCTCATTACTAAAATTTAAAAAGTTATAAATATGCAATTTGTGTAGACAAGGCGACAATAAACGAAGATAAAATTTAACGTAGTGTAATGTGCATGATCTGTCACCCCGACCCCTCCAGTTACCATAGAGGCATCGGGTTCTCTAATTAGGCCTATgcgcatgtttttttttattcagctactctgaacaaaaacgTTCTAAGTAGCTTGAGCTAtgttgaggaaggtggtgaagaggaacaggagctacaggaggggtaaaagtcaaagcacaacagaggcgagaggaatgaTGTTGCAAGGATCACGCCAGATAGCGAAGGCAGCTGTCATGGCGGTCCTGGAAAGGTAGGAAACCAGTGTcagcatacaagctgagggcgggagtcgaacgaaaggcaccagagctgaagcGCAACCCAGCatagtgcaaagcatcaagacggcgaagagtagaagcggACGAGTAAgcaaggcaaccataatcgagttagaCAGGACCAGGGAGGAATGTAGAGAACAGCGTATGCCTctctggacatcagcccgcaccgacagatggcgtggagagctaagagacggaggagaaggatgggaaggaggatcggagggagacgagaaaGACAACAGACTGGGGCAGAAAGGGAACCCCAGGCAGacaggagggggaccctccgggacagaacgcaaaggaacagaAGGAGGTggaggtagtagtggtgggtggtggtggtggtggtggtggtggtgggcggcgtgtctgggtctaaggcccaGAAACGGTTACGAGActgaggaaggacgaggaggggaAGAGAACACCACGCGACCACAAGAGACGTTAGCACAAGGGGAAAAGATGGCGAACGTGGCGCCTCGCTTCAGGAAGACAAGttttcccggtgcttcaggttgaggacggctgcctcaagctggtAGTGTATAAATGtgcaggagaaggtagggtgggcatcaccgcaatttaggcagcgagcctggggagaagtgcactccgactttagagtgaccttcgtcccCACACACAGGACAGACAGTACTGGAGGGCACCAtgtccaaacctccagcacttattacagagccgagaagGAACGTACTCCTagtcggagcatctggcaccagcaagaataacaggaCTGAAGGGTccgtcaaaggtaatcttcacaacccgacggGGTTGAAGGCGACGACCACGAGAGGGACGAGTAAGagagtccacctggaggacagaatggccttaggCTTCGGGGACatgccgaatatcttcgtggcagtcccGCAGATTGTAAACACCAGTCgacacatggggcgggaggagaatagtgccaacaatggtattcaaccgagcgttctttgagactaaCAAGGGGTCTCGCCATGGCAGGAAAAGGCGGCCAAGTGGGAGGCTGCATCcagagtagcagcagcaacaacacctgtaccgagacgggtggggtcGAAGGTAACGaaacatctactgaatcaacaaagtATCTGTGGCGGGAGAAAGCGTCAGGTGtagtagaatcaagagggagatcaaagtatttggcccacgaagcaagGCTTTAAACGCATCGGCACGGGAAGGAAtctagcgagtgcggccgtggtaaGGACGatattgagaacccccagaggtgttaaaaggcacagtagtcaatCACTACTAGAGaccgagccgtgccaggggacgaggtggtcgccACTGGGGCTCTACCCAACCACAAAGGAAGggagagtagtcaggagggtcaaaggaggaacaaggtcggggcccagtgcagcaggggctacagagcccggtcttccaacacaggccGACTCtgaggcttggtcgcccaccccacgagcccgagcAGGTAAAAAGAGGAACATTAATCGACAGACGAGAGGAAAGactttcacgaatgtgcccctacacccaccacaattagaggcaggacacccaacacgagacatgttgccgatcttgccgtcgcccccccccccctaggggtgcgtcgtgagtatgcgcccccacaaacgccaccttaagaaccgtcagtccgtcgagatcaggttcagtgactaaaggaggattgacaataaaagggtcccctcgttcgagacgttgggtactacagttttacatttgcaagagtatgcctctaaCATCCGGGCATCAAAAAAGGCCAAACGAATGATCAAGACGGGCACAAGGACAGTGGGAAATGACAGTCAGAAATGAGAagacggggggggaggggggggggaagaaaaacaAAAAGTTGTCCAGCAAAATTGGCGAGGACAGCAGCAGGCCACAAAAATAATAggacaggactgtcccatggagcaggaAAGTGTGGACGACAAATTTAAATCTAGCATTCTCCAAAAACTTAAACCATGAAACAAATGGCTTCCGAGCTAAACCAAGGGCAAATTAAAAGCAACTGCTACTTCAGAAAAGGCAATCACCGGCACGCTACACGTTCCCCATTTGAAATGCAACCTGCGGCATGTATAAACATGCCAGTCAATGGGAAAAGTTAGGGGAGAGGGTTGAAGAGGAAGATACCATGTTACAAGTCATTTTAAATTAATGTTTTATCAcaatttcggtaaaaaaattgatTAACCTAAATATTATAACTTCATTAAATTAAAGGTTGTGGTGTAGGCATCAGAATACCTGAAACATTTTATGAGGAACGGGTCATTAATGTCTTGTATTTTGGAAACATTGCCAAAGGCTGCCTCGAACGCCAGCTGTGTCTCCCTCATTTCAGCTCCATAGGCTTTTCTAGTCTCTTCACTCGCAGCTTCAATCATCATCTTCAGCTGCGCAGCATTTTTGCTCAATATTCCAGTGCGGTTAGGGAGATTACCTGACagaattagtagaattagtaattgtCAACAGTAACATGCAAGGAAATTTGAATAAATTGGGAATCTTTCTAGCCAAGAGCAACGCCAGTTCGCCATTAACAACTTTCATAGTTAGACTTTTCtatctccatgtttcttaaaagaaATTCAAATTTGATCAAAACTAATCTCAGAATCCAGCACAGTACTGCAGGAATTTAcggcccccttcccccctccaaaGTCTGAATACTTTAAGTGGCACTATATTCTCTAGTTAATTACGAAAATTTCAAAAAGCCATCAAACTTTGAAGACTAACTTGCCGAACTGGCACAAATCTGAGGAATTTTATATAAACAGCGATCATTTGAGTAAAGTCTTAGAAAATGAGATGTTGTAGAAGATTGAGATTACTCACATGGTCTAACGAGGACAACAGAGGTTCCCGAGTGATCCAACTCCAAGCGTAGACTCTGGGTGAAGCCTTCTATGCCCCACTTTGTGGCACAGTAGATTGTCATATTAGGCCCAGCCATCTGCCCCGCTGGGGAAGAAACCATCACCACCCGACCTGAGAAACGTTTCAAGGTTAGAAGTTTGCAAGAAGCCAATGGTTATGAATCAAGTTATAACTGCCATTTTTAGCTCTATTTCAAACCCAATCTAGTAATGGCTGCCCCACTGGGGATCACAGTGAGCACAATCCCTTCTAAGCATTAACTTATCGGCCGAGCCTTAAATTTATGGTTCCTTTATGTTACGAGGATTCCTGCCAGTCACTAGCGCTCATAAGACTAGTTGTATAATACATTAACACTAAGGTTTTGTGCTATCAAGTCTAGTCAAACATTTTTATACAAGTACATCTTTAGTAACAAGCCTATTTTGCTATTTAATAAAGTTGAAGATCTTAGATAAAGAGCCAGCTGTACTAGCTAGTCTAACTTTTGTAGTTACAAGATTGTTACCTTTACATCGATTTAGACGAAAACCAGACTTACAGGCTTATAGAATACCAAGTAGACAATTTGCTAATTCGAGGCATTTGCAGAATTATCTTTTGTAATTTAGGCTGTGTAAAGAGGGCACTTAAATCAACCTCTTATAATTTATTGCGTTTGAACATCAAAATCCCCAACGAACAAAATACGATGAAGTACATCATATTGGCTAACTACATTTTCTGTACAGTGGTCCATCAGTTGAAGTCAATTTTGCACAATTTTCTGTCCGTTGTGACAACTACAGGGGAGCTGCCGGTTATAGTATTACTTTAGCAGTTCTTTCAGATTACAATTTAAACGTTCACCATTACTAAAATTTTATTCCTAGAGGCATCTGCCTAAATATTCTCCCAACCTAATTCTCGTCAATTAAGTCATTAGCTAGTAATTATTTAGTGTTGTCTGATCACGGTTGTGTAAAGGTTTATAACGTCATCCAACAAGCCAATGGCTTCCTGCCACTAGTGTCTACGAGTTTGCTTTTGTCAAAACTTCCCAAAATTCGACCATTTAAAACTTCATACCCAAGTCCAGCTCAACTTCACATGCAGCATGATACAACATGGCTCAGCTGCAAGTTATTTGCACAGGAAATTAAAAATCTCATCCGGTACTCTTCTGCTAAACGGAGGAAGTTTGCTCATGCCATCCAGATCAAGGCAAACGCCGTAGCCACTCCATCTAAAGCAACTAGGGGTTCACCCGAGGCTTCTCGTCTCTGCGATACTTTGCCAGAAACCAGGGACCCTGGGCCACATCTCAGACATGCTACAACACATGAGGCTCGGGTGAAACGTCATGACACTCTTCGTAGCCGGCCGCCTGCGGCAAAGATGTTTTGAGGTGGAACGTGAAGTCCGTATACTGGATGGAGGGACCTTCTGCAAGCCTGACATGGCTTGCACAGGTGACGAGGCGTTtatattagacacccaggtctctgCTGACAACTTTCCACTCTCCCGCCCATatcagagcaagtgcgacaagTACGGCACCCCAGAGATCTTTCAAAAAGGTCAGGTAATATACCAGGAAGCACACAGCATCTGCCTCTGATATCCCTTAATTGGAGAGGATGATGCAAGGAGTGTGTGCGAGATCTTCAAGATATGGGACTAAGAGCAACCTTTAGATTTGCTCTGAAagccctgacctggacatattccatCTACAGAATATATATGGTCCAAGACCACATCAAGGGGGGCAGCTAGACCACCCTATTCCCAGGATCACTGTACAGGGTGCACAAGGGTCAATATAGTCTTAGGTTAACCACAGCCAGGATAGCTGGCAACCAACTATCTAAGCAGAGTagtcatctggagtaccacttctccaaATGGTTTCTCACAAtagggtggatgacctggccggagCCCACGAGTGGGTAAGGCGGCGGCCGGCGAGACCCCCCCTGTGCATACATTACTACCCACCCACTCCGGGGCCTTGTTAGGAGCTTCCACTGCAGTTTTTTTTCCATGTATGCTGCTGTCAAGTCACCAATCCTGCCGCTTGGGCAGCTTTTTTGCCTTTAACTTTAGTTTAATGATATACCGTGCACCTCCTTTCGTGTCCCATATACGAAAAACTAAAAATTTAAAATTCTTTTATGCTATTGTTATATCTTGTGGGTTGTGACGAGATCTGCCATTTATGTGTATCAGGTATGCTTAAGGGTGGCTTCTTGCAATGCCTAGTGGctgggggattggtgccctgaagctatatAAACACCCTAGTTAGACCCTACTGGGTCTAACTAGATTAAGTATAATAGTAGCAAGATTTTGCTAGCACTGGGAGGTGAAAAGATATGGAACGCAACACTTCCTTGGGACCCAAGATTGGCGAGTGAACTAGCAAATTTATAGTTATTAGACTAGATAGCCAAGTAAAACTTCTACagttttaatttaaaaaaaaaaaaaaaaagatttggcAGGAAGCACCGTTTGCAAACTACATAGCCTACCATTACTATCCCGTTCTTTCTAAACGACTCTGAACAGAACATTGTACCAAATCCATTTAACTCCCACCTTTCCTACATTCCGTAAAAAACTTAATGGTTTGAGTTATTTTCACTAGGGCTTCATTTATCCATTTGATATGTAAACTTTATGACGAGTCATGATTGAATACAACCTGGCGAGAATATACTAGCGAGCACCAACACTAAGAATTAGCGACCCGTGAATTTAGCAAGGCAAACAAGGAGAGGGCGTTTACCACCGTTTGGAAAACTCCATCGTGTCATTTAATATTAGTACACATCAAGTGAACGGCAAGTTAGTCCACCCTGGACTCTCCTCCTCCCTTTCAGGAATGACGGCAGGAGAATGGAATGAGGTTTAGGGTGGGAAGGGTTAGAGATTAATCATAACATACAAGCAAGCCTAGTAATTAGTAAAAACATTACCAAAGACTACTTGCCTTGGTTTTCCCTGATGACTGGTAGAAGGGCTCTAGTCATTTCTATGGAGCCCGTTAGGTTAACTTTGACCTGATCATCCACCATGGGGCTCGTATGCCACTCCAGGAAGGCATACGTGATCATCGCGGCGTTGTTGACtagacaccacaacactgtggGTGGGAGTTGAGAACAGTCACATTACCAGGTGATGGTCGCAGTGGTATTATGTCAGCCATGACTACCAAAGCATACTAGTGTAAACTTTAACATTTTAGATTATAGCAGCTAGTTTGAATTTATGAATGCTCAACATAAAATAATGCATGTCCAAGTTGCAAAGACACTAGCCGTTTAATATGGACAACCAGCCGCCACTATCGAGGCAGCAGTCACCGGCAGTGCTGCCAAGTACAAACTCGGTACCGAGTTTGAgaaaatacatagcatggtatttacaatcttgtaaagccactagtacgcgcagcgtttcgggcaggatctAGACATGCTATTACCATACAGACAAATCTAGATATACAATTTGTAACCCATTAAACACAAAAGACTACTCGCCTTGGTTTTCTTCCTTTAGCTGGCGTAGCTTATCCAAGAGACAATCTAGCATATTTGGTTTAGTGAAGTCAAGATAGACGGTGTGGACCCCAGCTTGACGGAGTGAGACCGCGGCCTCTCCCTCCAGATCCAGGCAAGTGGCCACCACGGTCCACCCCCACGACCTGGCGCACTTTGCCAGCTGGTAGCCAATCCCACTGTCACACCCAGTGATCACCACTATCCGCCCGCTAGTACGGACTTCCCTACAGATAAGCTTCTTCAGTCCAGCACTAGTAAAGTATGCCTTGTTGATTATGCTAGGCGCAGCCGACCAAGTTGTGTTGGGATGCACCATGTTCATAGGCCACTTCCTACTAGTCACGGGATTCACAAACACGAACTAGAAAAAAAAATTAGGCTATAAATTTATAATTAGAGGTAAACGTACCAAGTATGTAACGAAACTATCTTTACAAGGAACGTAAAAGTGGTTCTATTTCGAGGAAATAGAACCACTCGGAGAACAAACTAAGGATAAACCTACTTCACTAACTGCCAATCACGCTCTGTAGGTTCCGCTCTGGTGCTGCCCCACGTTACCTTGGTTCAGCTTCACACTTGGCTGTCCGGAACGTCCCGAAGCTTTCAACATACCTCTCAGCAGCCCGTCTTCTAaagaaagacccaaaagtgattccatgcacccgccaacccccttgtttattaatgaaaaacggtttacacacgactcacaactgatttcgttcgaacacttccgaaacaagtgcttcgctgacgtctTTTAttagaaccacaacgctgtaaatgtttcacccatatactacaaatacaaataatcgccaacaaaacctaaatacctaacctaacctaaacatctaacctaacctatgcccatatatgcacaatatgctaatatattataatattaatttatatttgagaaaatgcctgttttgaataaacagcatgtaaaaattgatgaatgcatctttggggtcgaccgctggatggaatgaacttggtctaAGGACGGGGTGTACGATCCCCTACTTCGCCACTATTTCATTCGCCCACACCTACCTGTACACTTTTATTCTCTCAGTTCGGTAGACAGATGTTTACTCCTCCTTCTTCCCTTTCTTAGTCATTACGTTTATAAGTTAGACTGACCTTGTGTCTAATTCAAGACATTAGTTCCAGTTGCGACTAAGTAAGGGTCCAGGATAGACAGAATCGTCACTACTTGCCTTTCATAAGTGTGTCTTCAGTTGTTTATTTTATCCGCGTTATTGTGGCTTATTCTCTATATGCTATAATCACTTATGTCTCACACTTCCACATTCTAACGTCAGCTTTGACACGAGATAAACTCAGATAATAAACTTCACCATGTGAGAATCTTCCATATATTAAACTGGTGTCAGAGAAGAAATATTCTAAAAATGTCTTTTGTTAGAAAATGTATCATTTGTGTCCATACGGACTATTGACGAGGCTTATACAACCAGAACGTAATGCATATAACTTTCCTGGAACTGTTCGCTTCATGCTTCAATACTCCAGTGGGTACAGTATCCAAGTGTACTGTTAATTACTCGAAGAATCAACGTTGATGATGTTGATTAAACTTTAACGTTACATTTCTGAGGaagagaaaacgtatgtctggaagctgactttaaccgcccaagctgcgcgcgcaaaaataaacaagtccccaatctgagcacgttttcttccaacctcagaaaattctaaaaaaaaaaaacgagagtaacccctgtccacaaatgtggtgatcccactgatgttaacaacttcagttgttgactacaggaagtagtcaaatgtggtaaaaatgcttgcttctttattgacagcagaggagcgttagagtctttaaatagcagacgcccagtatatcagaatattgtgatagagtgtagagagaatgttaagagactagaaaaaactgggtataaagtaagattcatgtggatcccttcacatgtgggaatactgttgaatgaggtagttgatgacatagcgaagagagccactgaaaaaactcttgttga
Above is a genomic segment from Procambarus clarkii isolate CNS0578487 chromosome 86, FALCON_Pclarkii_2.0, whole genome shotgun sequence containing:
- the LOC123768582 gene encoding D-beta-hydroxybutyrate dehydrogenase, mitochondrial; translation: MNMVHPNTTWSAAPSIINKAYFTSAGLKKLICREVRTSGRIVVITGCDSGIGYQLAKCARSWGWTVVATCLDLEGEAAVSLRQAGVHTVYLDFTKPNMLDCLLDKLRQLKEENQVLWCLVNNAAMITYAFLEWHTSPMVDDQVKVNLTGSIEMTRALLPVIRENQGRVVMVSSPAGQMAGPNMTIYCATKWGIEGFTQSLRLELDHSGTSVVLVRPCNLPNRTGILSKNAAQLKMMIEAASEETRKAYGAEMRETQLAFEAAFGNVSKIQDINDPFLIKCFRRAMMSKNPAHCYSAAPLVVRSSLGLLQMLPSAWLHFLLKRGVYIKILNLARNY